Proteins co-encoded in one Govania unica genomic window:
- a CDS encoding ParB/RepB/Spo0J family partition protein: MKLAHISLDQLVISKANMRHGKRPPDIADLLPSVRARGVLVPLLVRKSGDGDDNESYEIVAGRRRYFAARAVAAEGQEVDPLPCAIMEAGDDATALEASLLENIARLDPDEVSQWEVFTRLIREGRTVEDIAATFGLNALTVRRRLALGNLLPGIRAAYRKGEIDAASLRHLTMASKARQRDWLALENDPEARAPRGSQLKSWLFGGQAIAVTAALFPLELYTGELLSDLFGEECYFADGELFWRLQNEAIGQKRAAYVEAGWRDAVLLGPDQPFAPWDHEKTAKRRGGKVYLSVSRRGELEIHEGYLTRKEARCIRTKEGEGGTDDSKSARPEVSCNLQTYLDLHRHAALRLALQDHPGVALRLLLAHVIAGSFLWAVRPEPQRASPAIAESLAASPAEAAFAEKRHAVLALLGLAPDEPMVTHSLRGADGTVTIFARLLSLAEDDVLRILAVVMGETLEAGSAMVEAAAYRIGLDMRRFWQPDEAFFDLLRDREIVTALLAEVAGPAVAASNRQEKLRTQKQILRDCLAGDNGRLKSAPWLPGWMAVPARAVTERGGVKAVDHWARIGALFAEADNHSLAAE, translated from the coding sequence ATGAAACTCGCTCATATCAGCCTCGATCAGCTCGTCATCTCCAAAGCCAATATGCGGCATGGAAAACGCCCGCCGGACATCGCCGATCTCCTGCCGTCCGTGCGGGCGCGCGGCGTGCTCGTGCCGCTTCTTGTCCGTAAAAGCGGCGACGGTGACGACAACGAAAGCTATGAAATTGTCGCCGGACGGCGGCGCTATTTCGCCGCCCGGGCCGTCGCGGCGGAGGGGCAGGAAGTGGACCCCTTGCCCTGTGCTATCATGGAAGCGGGCGATGATGCGACCGCGCTTGAGGCTTCGCTCCTTGAAAACATCGCCCGCCTCGACCCCGACGAGGTGAGCCAATGGGAGGTCTTCACTCGTCTCATCCGGGAGGGGCGAACTGTCGAGGACATCGCCGCGACCTTTGGTCTCAACGCCCTCACGGTCCGGCGCCGTCTCGCTCTCGGCAATCTCCTGCCCGGGATCCGCGCGGCCTATCGCAAGGGGGAGATCGATGCCGCAAGCCTGCGTCATCTCACCATGGCGTCAAAGGCCCGGCAAAGGGACTGGCTCGCTCTTGAAAATGACCCGGAGGCCCGCGCGCCGCGCGGGTCCCAGCTGAAATCCTGGCTCTTCGGCGGGCAGGCCATTGCCGTCACGGCGGCGCTTTTTCCGCTCGAGCTCTATACCGGCGAGCTTCTGTCTGACCTGTTCGGGGAGGAGTGCTATTTCGCGGATGGAGAGCTGTTCTGGCGGCTGCAGAATGAGGCGATCGGGCAGAAGCGTGCGGCCTATGTCGAAGCCGGTTGGCGGGACGCCGTTCTGCTCGGTCCGGATCAGCCGTTCGCTCCATGGGACCATGAGAAGACCGCCAAACGACGCGGCGGCAAGGTCTATCTCAGTGTCTCCCGCCGGGGTGAACTCGAGATCCATGAGGGCTATCTGACCCGCAAGGAGGCTCGCTGCATCCGGACAAAAGAGGGCGAGGGAGGAACGGATGACAGCAAATCGGCCCGCCCCGAGGTCAGTTGCAATCTGCAAACTTATCTTGACCTCCATCGGCACGCGGCCCTGCGTCTGGCGCTTCAGGACCATCCCGGCGTGGCACTGCGGCTTCTCCTCGCCCATGTGATCGCGGGATCGTTTTTGTGGGCCGTCCGGCCGGAGCCGCAACGGGCCTCTCCCGCCATCGCCGAAAGCCTCGCCGCCTCTCCGGCCGAGGCCGCTTTTGCGGAAAAACGCCATGCGGTTCTCGCCCTTCTCGGGCTCGCGCCGGACGAGCCCATGGTCACCCACAGCCTGCGGGGGGCTGACGGAACGGTCACGATTTTCGCCCGTCTCCTGAGCCTTGCCGAGGATGACGTCCTGCGCATTCTCGCTGTCGTCATGGGCGAAACTCTTGAAGCGGGCAGTGCCATGGTGGAAGCCGCCGCTTACCGGATCGGGCTCGACATGAGGCGGTTCTGGCAGCCGGATGAAGCCTTCTTCGATCTGCTGCGTGACCGTGAAATCGTGACCGCTCTCCTCGCCGAAGTCGCGGGCCCGGCGGTTGCGGCGAGCAACAGGCAGGAGAAACTGAGGACCCAGAAACAGATCCTCCGTGATTGTCTCGCGGGAGACAACGGGCGCCTCAAAAGCGCGCCCTGGCTGCCCGGCTGGATGGCCGTTCCCGCCCGCGCCGTCACAGAGCGTGGCGGCGTCAAGGCCGTGGATCACTGGGCACGGATCGGGGCCTTGTTTGCGGAAGCCGATAATCATTCGCTGGCCGCCGAATAA
- a CDS encoding DUF736 domain-containing protein, whose translation MPAIGTVTRQPSGGFKGQIRTLSIRADIDILPNRSKSADTHPDFRVVTGAVELGAGWIKRGEQSGADYVSLSLAAPEFGPRKLYANLGRAAGQENDDVFAIIWNPAD comes from the coding sequence ATGCCTGCGATTGGAACTGTCACCCGTCAACCCTCCGGCGGCTTCAAAGGCCAGATCCGCACCCTCTCGATCCGTGCCGACATCGATATCCTGCCGAACCGCAGCAAAAGCGCCGACACTCATCCGGATTTCCGGGTCGTGACCGGTGCCGTCGAGCTCGGGGCGGGCTGGATCAAGCGCGGCGAGCAGTCGGGGGCTGATTATGTCTCACTCAGTCTTGCCGCCCCCGAGTTCGGCCCGCGCAAGCTTTACGCCAACCTCGGCCGCGCCGCCGGACAGGAGAATGACGACGTCTTCGCCATCATCTGGAACCCGGCCGACTGA
- a CDS encoding DUF3363 domain-containing protein, with protein sequence MSDRDDRFKPELGRIRSVGRGCGRPYLNRVLKEMSVAGLAGLSGHSFSGYRIGRGNDAGRHERAGYRPGPAYRRVIIKTRLVRLSSGRQAAVRAHLRYIQRDGVSRTNDPGELYDCSSDAADGKAFLDRGEGDRHQFRFIVSAEDAAELDDQKPFIRDLMAAMEKDLGTRLDWVAVDHFNTDNPHTHILLRGKDERGQDLIIARDYIREGMRRRASELITLELGPQTELEIRRKLERQVAQDRFTDLDRDLLRSAADGIVDLRAMPEPARDRHKRLQKIGRLQVLAERGLALEIKTGRWTLSPKLEETLRQAGERGDIIKTMHRALADQKQSRAIVSFDIHHDISSEHPMTGLLIGKGVAGDGLGDRLHLVIDGSDGRVHYLELPEAACGDIPRGSLVEVVRTRQQARAADRTIADLARQNESLYEPAVHLLMARERIPVPGDNHEGYVEAHVRRLEALRRTGIVERLGPDCWRIPEDYELRAEAHDRSRNQQVRLRLLCPIGLETQITANAATWLDRAILDPGSFGIRDGGFGREVLRSMEHRKEWLAGQGLLHQEADRWIPHRNFLTLLARRELEETGRGLEQMGDLPFRVPENGERVRGIYRQSLTLVSGKYALIEGTHEINLVPWRPVIERELGRHVSGIVHGDGVSWKMGRGRDRGPWR encoded by the coding sequence ATGAGCGACAGGGATGACAGATTCAAACCGGAACTTGGCCGCATTCGCAGCGTCGGCCGAGGGTGCGGGCGACCCTATCTCAATCGCGTGCTGAAAGAGATGTCCGTCGCGGGTCTCGCAGGTTTATCCGGCCACTCCTTCAGCGGCTATCGCATCGGGCGCGGCAATGACGCCGGGCGGCATGAGCGGGCGGGATATCGTCCAGGCCCGGCCTATCGCCGTGTCATCATCAAGACCCGGCTTGTCCGGCTGTCATCCGGCAGGCAAGCCGCGGTCCGGGCCCATCTCCGATATATTCAGCGGGACGGGGTCTCAAGGACGAACGACCCCGGCGAGCTTTATGATTGCAGCAGCGACGCAGCGGATGGCAAGGCCTTCCTCGATCGCGGGGAAGGAGATCGCCATCAGTTCCGCTTCATTGTGTCGGCGGAAGACGCGGCAGAGCTTGATGATCAGAAGCCCTTCATCCGTGATCTCATGGCCGCTATGGAAAAGGATCTCGGCACCAGACTCGACTGGGTCGCGGTCGATCATTTCAATACCGACAATCCCCATACCCATATCCTGCTGCGCGGCAAGGACGAGCGCGGTCAGGATCTGATCATCGCCCGGGACTATATCCGGGAGGGCATGCGACGGCGGGCAAGTGAGCTCATCACCCTTGAGCTCGGACCGCAAACGGAGCTGGAGATCAGGCGCAAGCTTGAACGACAGGTGGCCCAGGACCGCTTCACCGATCTCGATCGCGATCTCCTGCGGTCAGCTGCCGACGGGATCGTCGATCTCCGTGCAATGCCGGAGCCGGCGCGCGACCGCCACAAACGCCTCCAGAAAATCGGCAGGCTGCAGGTTCTCGCTGAGCGCGGGCTCGCGCTCGAGATCAAGACCGGCCGCTGGACGCTCTCCCCCAAACTGGAAGAGACCCTGCGCCAGGCCGGGGAGCGCGGGGATATTATCAAGACCATGCATAGGGCTCTCGCAGATCAGAAACAGTCCCGCGCCATCGTGAGCTTCGACATACATCATGACATATCCTCTGAGCACCCCATGACCGGCCTGCTCATCGGCAAGGGCGTCGCTGGGGATGGACTTGGCGATCGGCTGCATCTCGTGATCGACGGCAGCGATGGGCGGGTGCATTACCTGGAGCTGCCTGAAGCCGCTTGCGGCGACATACCGAGGGGCAGTCTGGTTGAGGTCGTCCGGACCAGGCAGCAAGCTCGCGCGGCGGATCGCACCATTGCTGACCTTGCTCGCCAGAACGAGAGTCTCTATGAGCCGGCCGTTCATCTCCTTATGGCGCGGGAGCGGATCCCGGTTCCGGGCGACAATCATGAGGGCTATGTGGAGGCTCATGTGCGTCGCCTTGAGGCTTTGCGCCGGACCGGGATTGTCGAGCGACTTGGCCCCGATTGCTGGCGGATTCCTGAAGATTATGAGCTAAGGGCAGAGGCCCATGACCGGAGCCGTAACCAGCAGGTCCGCCTCCGGCTTCTCTGTCCGATTGGACTTGAAACCCAGATCACGGCCAACGCCGCCACCTGGCTCGATCGCGCCATCCTGGATCCGGGCTCATTCGGCATCCGGGACGGCGGTTTCGGTCGGGAAGTGTTGAGATCCATGGAGCACCGCAAAGAATGGCTCGCGGGACAGGGCCTCCTGCATCAGGAGGCCGATCGCTGGATCCCGCACCGCAACTTCCTCACCCTTCTCGCCAGACGGGAACTTGAAGAGACGGGGCGAGGCCTTGAGCAGATGGGAGATCTTCCATTTCGTGTACCCGAAAACGGCGAGCGGGTCAGGGGTATCTACCGGCAATCCCTGACCCTTGTCAGCGGAAAATATGCCCTGATCGAAGGCACCCATGAGATCAATCTTGTGCCCTGGCGACCGGTCATTGAACGGGAGCTCGGGCGCCATGTCAGTGGTATTGTCCATGGAGACGGCGTTTCATGGAAGATGGGGAGGGGCCGCGACCGTGGTCCTTGGCGCTAA
- a CDS encoding reverse transcriptase domain-containing protein — MPLDWLKPRRYRHFDLPVNEAFARKAMIPTVVSKHAFSPLIHYSKEETRYKKCPKTGTRTISQKERPIKYAAHRDACILSYYAHQINQALDARYKAVSISDNVIAYRALGQANYNFAAEAMAFAQAKAPVVILAFDITSFFDTLDHGLLKRRLKSLLGVYELADDWHKVFRFITRFHYVDLEELKVHPVFGQRLKQKTRDRIASMEELKAEGVTFHANPELAKGHRRGIPQGTPISATASNLYMMEFDVAARACCDQVGAFYRRYSDDILVICEPDDALAIEAEILHLIAAEKLVIAPDKTEKTLFEKVRAMPRTSKAAQYLGFTFDEAGPAIRESSLARQWRKMRYAMKRARKAALWRAKAGLPGKVYTKNLYRRFSNIKVNDGLSLRTLRNFSSYGRRSAEVFGQGEKITRQVKRFEQAALREISKLKTL, encoded by the coding sequence GTGCCGCTGGATTGGCTGAAACCGCGCCGCTATCGGCACTTCGACCTGCCCGTCAACGAAGCCTTCGCCCGGAAGGCAATGATCCCTACCGTGGTGTCTAAGCACGCATTCTCGCCACTCATCCACTACAGCAAGGAGGAAACGCGCTACAAAAAATGTCCCAAAACGGGGACGCGGACGATTAGCCAGAAAGAGCGTCCCATCAAATATGCCGCCCACCGGGACGCCTGCATCCTCTCCTATTATGCTCATCAAATAAATCAGGCTCTCGATGCTCGATACAAGGCAGTAAGTATCTCAGACAACGTAATCGCCTACCGGGCGCTTGGGCAAGCCAACTATAATTTTGCAGCGGAGGCTATGGCTTTCGCCCAGGCGAAGGCGCCCGTCGTAATCTTGGCCTTCGACATCACGAGCTTTTTTGACACCCTCGATCATGGCCTCCTTAAGCGACGGCTGAAATCTCTGCTGGGAGTCTATGAGCTTGCCGACGATTGGCACAAGGTTTTCCGTTTCATCACCCGGTTTCACTACGTCGATCTTGAAGAACTGAAGGTCCATCCGGTATTCGGACAGCGCTTGAAGCAGAAAACCCGCGATCGTATCGCCAGTATGGAGGAATTAAAGGCGGAAGGCGTCACCTTTCATGCCAACCCTGAGCTGGCCAAGGGTCATCGCCGTGGCATCCCGCAAGGGACGCCAATCAGCGCCACTGCGTCCAATCTTTATATGATGGAATTCGATGTTGCGGCCAGAGCCTGTTGCGATCAGGTTGGCGCGTTCTATCGCCGTTACTCCGATGACATCCTCGTCATTTGCGAGCCTGACGATGCACTGGCGATAGAGGCAGAGATTTTGCACCTGATTGCTGCTGAAAAGTTGGTGATCGCACCGGACAAAACCGAGAAGACACTATTCGAGAAAGTGCGGGCCATGCCCCGCACTTCTAAGGCAGCCCAATATCTAGGATTCACCTTCGACGAAGCCGGTCCAGCTATCCGCGAAAGCTCGCTCGCTCGACAATGGCGGAAAATGCGATACGCGATGAAACGCGCCCGGAAAGCAGCCTTATGGCGTGCGAAGGCAGGTCTGCCCGGCAAGGTGTATACGAAGAATCTCTATCGCCGCTTTTCAAACATTAAGGTCAATGATGGTCTCTCGCTCCGAACGCTTCGAAATTTTTCATCATACGGACGACGTAGTGCCGAGGTTTTCGGACAGGGGGAGAAAATTACCCGGCAGGTGAAACGCTTCGAGCAAGCGGCGCTACGAGAAATCTCGAAGCTCAAGACGTTATGA
- a CDS encoding DUF3644 domain-containing protein, which yields MIRNKNGALTYEEKCIIKALLNQGWRNQDIQALVNIGREATINSARITETKNDATIIAASDEAVEFFKIKKNSYDPKTGLNLFDHERLIRAREAMVLGVQVFNSPAMRFKSEVFTMLMNVAWTYLLHEYYERRNVRIVGKDGRSLLLSQMLDRQDCPLSKGVKDNLKALKILRDDVEHKLLGRADIKWLGLFQACCLNFDKAICDLFGDQITLSHDLSFALQFTKMNLEQLTTLNRYEIPAHIDAVDARLTEGMTESQIADLEYQFRVIYTLDAVTKSRAHFQFVQPHSVEGKDIRNVLVQHKLADHLYPHKPGDVVTLVQKKAGKVFTKHNHTQAWRKFAVRPRKGATQPENTKHDYCVYHAAHNDYTYSDRWVEYLIEQISDEQKFMELKSFRI from the coding sequence ATGATACGAAATAAAAATGGGGCGCTAACATACGAGGAAAAGTGCATAATTAAGGCACTTCTCAATCAAGGCTGGCGAAATCAGGACATTCAGGCGCTTGTGAACATAGGTCGTGAAGCAACCATCAACAGCGCTCGCATTACAGAAACCAAGAACGACGCTACGATTATCGCCGCGAGCGATGAAGCCGTTGAATTCTTTAAAATCAAGAAAAATTCATATGATCCCAAGACCGGCCTAAATCTGTTCGATCATGAGCGCCTGATCCGCGCCCGCGAGGCTATGGTTCTTGGGGTTCAGGTTTTCAACAGCCCGGCAATGCGCTTCAAGTCCGAGGTGTTCACCATGCTGATGAATGTAGCGTGGACCTACCTCCTACATGAGTATTACGAACGGAGGAACGTAAGGATCGTTGGCAAAGACGGCAGATCATTGCTCCTGAGCCAGATGCTCGACCGGCAGGATTGCCCACTGTCGAAAGGCGTGAAGGACAATCTTAAGGCGCTGAAAATCCTCCGTGATGATGTGGAGCATAAGCTCCTCGGCCGCGCCGACATAAAATGGCTTGGTCTGTTTCAAGCCTGCTGCCTAAATTTTGACAAGGCGATATGCGACCTGTTCGGCGATCAGATAACCTTGTCTCATGATCTGTCATTTGCGCTTCAGTTCACCAAGATGAATCTTGAGCAGCTTACGACCCTTAACCGTTATGAAATTCCGGCACACATTGATGCTGTTGATGCGCGGCTAACCGAGGGGATGACCGAATCCCAGATTGCCGACCTCGAATATCAGTTCAGGGTGATTTACACGCTCGATGCCGTTACCAAATCACGGGCGCATTTTCAGTTTGTTCAGCCTCATTCGGTAGAGGGAAAGGATATCCGGAACGTCCTTGTCCAGCACAAGCTGGCCGATCACCTATACCCCCACAAACCGGGCGACGTAGTAACACTTGTCCAGAAAAAAGCAGGGAAAGTCTTCACCAAACACAACCATACGCAGGCATGGCGTAAATTCGCGGTGCGACCGCGCAAGGGAGCAACCCAGCCGGAGAACACGAAACACGATTATTGCGTATATCACGCCGCCCACAATGACTATACGTATTCCGATCGATGGGTTGAATATCTGATCGAACAAATAAGTGATGAGCAGAAATTCATGGAACTGAAGTCATTCAGGATTTAG
- a CDS encoding nucleotidyltransferase and HEPN domain-containing protein, which translates to MRKDLDHLPQKKQRELARAVDILFAEFEDVLKLATSPRKKSGRILKIILFGSYARGGWVDEPHTSKGYMSDYDLLVIVNHKDLTDLATYWHTADDRLMRDPEIKTPVNFIVHTMDEVNNALAQGQYFFSDIKREGIVLYELPGYPLIEPKLITAEEAYKTAKGHFERWYANAMSAIDFYRFGIREEKWNDAAFMLHQATERLYQCLLLTVTNYGPSTHNIKFLRSLAEANEKNLINAWPRETKNERRCFELLKRAYVDARYSEHYAVTKEELNWLGIHVDLLQHIVEQVCKKKLHNLKEFIS; encoded by the coding sequence ATGAGAAAAGATCTGGATCATCTGCCGCAGAAAAAACAACGCGAGCTCGCGCGCGCGGTGGATATCCTGTTCGCGGAATTCGAGGACGTCCTCAAACTTGCCACGTCCCCACGCAAGAAGTCGGGACGGATCCTCAAGATTATTCTGTTCGGATCCTACGCGCGTGGCGGCTGGGTCGATGAGCCCCATACATCCAAGGGCTATATGAGCGATTATGATCTGCTCGTCATCGTCAATCACAAGGATCTGACCGACCTCGCCACCTATTGGCACACCGCCGATGATCGCCTGATGCGCGATCCGGAGATCAAGACGCCAGTGAACTTTATTGTCCATACCATGGACGAGGTGAACAACGCGCTCGCACAGGGGCAGTATTTTTTCTCGGACATCAAGCGCGAGGGGATTGTTCTGTATGAACTGCCGGGCTATCCATTGATTGAGCCGAAACTAATTACAGCAGAGGAAGCCTATAAGACTGCAAAGGGGCATTTTGAGAGATGGTATGCCAATGCAATGAGTGCAATTGATTTTTATCGATTTGGAATACGTGAGGAAAAATGGAATGATGCAGCATTTATGCTGCATCAAGCTACAGAGCGTTTGTACCAGTGCCTATTGTTGACAGTGACCAATTACGGCCCTTCTACACATAACATAAAATTTCTCCGCTCGTTGGCAGAAGCTAATGAGAAAAATTTAATTAATGCTTGGCCCCGTGAAACCAAGAACGAGCGTCGCTGCTTTGAGCTTTTGAAGAGAGCATATGTCGATGCTAGATATTCCGAGCATTATGCTGTCACGAAGGAAGAGCTCAACTGGTTAGGTATTCATGTAGATCTTTTGCAGCATATAGTTGAGCAAGTCTGTAAGAAGAAACTGCATAACTTAAAGGAGTTTATATCGTAG
- a CDS encoding helix-turn-helix transcriptional regulator, which yields MRLRERGDRLLRISDVRLMTAFGRSTIYRKISEGTFPEPIRFSANVVRWRESAIQAWIDGFGSK from the coding sequence ATGCGCCTCCGCGAGCGAGGGGATAGGCTCCTCAGGATCTCAGACGTCCGTCTCATGACAGCTTTTGGCCGCTCGACCATCTACCGGAAGATCAGCGAGGGCACATTCCCTGAGCCGATCCGCTTCTCCGCCAATGTCGTGCGCTGGCGGGAGTCCGCCATACAGGCCTGGATCGATGGCTTCGGATCCAAATAA
- a CDS encoding thermonuclease family protein, with product MKRILNFEKPITLRSSQHRRRRLRPQLPLGLVLLGVALGGAGYWGFGAGLFEGNVTAQSDGKAFPRCGHGPRINCVIDGDTFYFEGDKVRISSIDAPEISSPQCSREAKLGEQATQRLQEILNAGSFTLVRTEDRDRDKYGRQLRDVMRDGKSIGDQLVEEGLAHPWRGFKRSWCR from the coding sequence ATGAAGCGAATTCTGAACTTCGAAAAGCCAATCACCCTGAGATCGTCACAGCACCGGCGGCGACGCCTGCGGCCGCAACTGCCGTTGGGCCTGGTCCTCCTCGGGGTCGCACTCGGCGGAGCAGGGTATTGGGGCTTTGGCGCAGGACTGTTTGAGGGAAATGTAACCGCGCAATCTGATGGCAAAGCATTTCCGCGCTGCGGCCACGGGCCACGGATCAACTGCGTCATTGACGGCGATACCTTTTATTTCGAGGGCGACAAAGTGCGGATCTCAAGCATCGATGCCCCTGAAATCAGCTCGCCGCAATGTTCCCGGGAAGCGAAACTCGGGGAACAGGCGACGCAGCGATTGCAGGAGATCTTGAACGCCGGGTCATTCACCCTTGTGCGGACAGAAGATCGCGACCGCGACAAATATGGCCGGCAATTGCGAGACGTGATGCGGGACGGAAAGTCCATCGGGGATCAGCTCGTGGAAGAAGGACTTGCTCATCCTTGGCGCGGGTTCAAGCGGTCCTGGTGCCGGTGA
- a CDS encoding type II toxin-antitoxin system RelE/ParE family toxin produces the protein MNAVKLTPAAYADLFEIGQIIRQDNPGAAELFVDDLTAIFERLAAMPEIGREIPEIRAGLRRHPFRRFNIYYELTGTGILVVRVLHSARDASALLS, from the coding sequence TTGAACGCGGTCAAACTTACCCCCGCGGCTTACGCTGATCTTTTTGAAATCGGGCAGATTATCCGCCAGGACAATCCGGGCGCCGCGGAACTTTTTGTCGATGACCTGACCGCGATTTTCGAACGCCTAGCGGCAATGCCGGAAATCGGGCGGGAAATTCCGGAAATCCGTGCCGGCCTCAGGCGGCACCCGTTCCGTCGCTTCAATATCTATTACGAACTGACCGGCACAGGCATTCTTGTAGTGCGTGTCTTGCACAGCGCCCGTGATGCGAGCGCCCTTCTGAGCTGA
- a CDS encoding type II toxin-antitoxin system ParD family antitoxin, whose amino-acid sequence MNISFSEHHRHLIESLVDKGRYGSAAEVVREGLRLVEEREQALASLRTEIEKGYNSGEPRDWNPAALKTSLAG is encoded by the coding sequence ATGAATATTTCATTTTCGGAACATCATCGCCACCTGATCGAATCTCTTGTCGATAAAGGTCGCTATGGATCGGCGGCGGAAGTTGTCCGCGAAGGGCTCCGGCTCGTCGAGGAGCGCGAGCAAGCTCTTGCGAGCCTCAGAACTGAGATTGAGAAGGGGTATAACTCTGGCGAACCCAGGGACTGGAACCCCGCCGCCCTCAAGACGTCACTTGCGGGATAG